GAAGTTGCCTTTGGTCAGCGATGTGCGTGATGAATCAGATCACCAAAACCCGACTCGCTTAGTCATCGTACTGCGTTCCAACCGTATTGATGCTGAAGCCGTGATGAGTCATTTGTTTGCAACGACTGATCTTGAGTCAAGCTATCGCGTCAATATGAACATGATTGGTGCAGATGGTCGTCCACAAGTGAAATCGATTCGTCGTATTTTGCTCGAATGGATCGAGATTCGTAAACAAACGGTCACACTTCGCCTGCAATATCATTTAAACAAGATTGAAAAACGCCTGCATATTTTGGGTGGTTTAATCGTTGCGTTTTTAAATATTGATGAAGTGATTCAAATCATTCGTGAACAAGATCAGCCAAAACCTGTGTTGATGGAACGTTTCGGACTCGATGAAATTCAAGCCGAAGCCATTTTAGAACTCAAACTTCGTCATTTGGCCAAGCTTGAAGAAATGGAGATGCGCCGTGAGCAAGAGGAGTTAGAGGCTAAAGCGGCGATTATCCGTGAACAATTGGGTAATCCAGAGTCTCTCAAAAATCTGATCATTGGTGAACTTAAAGATGATGCAAAACGTTATGGTGATGATCGTCGTTCTCCAATCGTAAAACGTGCAGAAGCTTCTGCAATTAGTGAACAAGATTTAATGCCTGCAGAACCAGTCACGGTTATTTTATCTGAAGCGGGTTGGATTCGCTGTGCGAAAGGGCATGATGTGGATGCGATCAATACCAACTTCCGTGCAGGCGATAAATACTTAAGCCATGCACAAGGCAAATCCAATCAGAAAGTCTATGTGCTGGATGACGCTGGACGTAGTTATGCCTTAGCCATTAACAACTTACCGTCTGCACGTGGTTTGGGCGAACCTTTAAGTTCGAAACTTTCACCTGCAAATGGGGTGGGGTTTAAACAAATTTTCATCGCAGATGATGAAGCTGAAATTTTAGCGGTCAGCTCAACAGGTTATGGCTTTAAAACGCAGGCGAGACAACTTGATACCAATGCAAAAGCAGGTAAAGCTTTCTTAAGTTTAAGCGAAGGTGCAGAAGCGCTGCCTTGGCACGGGGTAGAAGATAGTACCCATGTTGCCATCTTGAGTTCGTCAGGGCGTTTACTGGTGACGGATTTGTCAGAATTGCCAATGCTGAATAAAGGTAAAGGCAATAAATTGATACAATTGGATGCAAGTGAACGAATTTTATCCATAACCACACTTAATTTAAATGAAATAATTCATGTGGTTGCTGGGCAACAGCAGTTAAAGCTGAAGGGTGATGATCTTCAAAAATATGTAGCGAAGCGTGCGACGAAAGGTCAATTGCTACCACGAGGATATCAAAAAGCAAATAAACTGTTCATTCAAAGATAACACTAGCATCTTTTAAGCAAAATACGTTATATATGAAGCGTATTTGTTAAGATGGATGCTTTATTGAGCACAAACAAGTTAAATAATATGCTCAATATCGAGAAGAACAGTTTAAAACCAAGGATTACTAATTGGAGAACATGGCATTATGGAAAAGATCTGGTTCGCTGAATACCAAAAAACTGGGATTCCAGAAACTGTAGAATTACCACAGGAAAATACGTCTCTTATTGATATTTTCGAGAGTAATTTTAAAAAATTTGGTTCACGTGATGCATTTATCTTCATGGATAAAACATTGTCGTTCAATGAGCTTGATGTTGCTAGTCGCCAATTTGCTGCCTATTTACAAGGTTTAGGTTTAGCAAAAGGGTCGCGAGTTGCAATCATGATGCCAAATGTTTTGCAATATCCAGTCGTGGCACTTGGTGTATTGCGTGCAGGTTTGGTGTTGGTCAATGTAAATCCACTTTATACTGCACGTGAACTTGAACATCAGTTAAATGACTCTGGCGCAGAAGGGCTAGTCATTATTGAAAACTTTGCATCTGTTTATCAAGCAATTATTGGTAAAACAGCCGTGAAGCATGTGATTGTTGCATCTGTGGGCGATATGCTCGGTGTACTTAAAGGTACATTGGTGAACTTTGTTTTACGTAAAGTACGTAAACAAATTCCAGCTTGGAACATTCCTGGGCATGTGACTTTTAACGCTGCGATGGCAAAAGCCAATCCAAGCAATTATAAACGTCCAGTGGTCTCTTTAGGCGATACTGCAGTTTTGCAATACACAGGCGGTACAACAGGTGTGTCTAAAGGTGCGGAGCTGACCCATCGTAACTTGGTGGCGAACCTGCTTCAAGCTGATGGTATTTTCCAAAGTAAATTTGGTAAGCAAGATGGCGCGAAAGATGATCGTATCTTCTGTGCACTCCCGCTTTATCACATCTTTGCATTTATGGTGTGCGCACTTTACGGTATGTATAAAGGTCAGGCAAACGTCTTGATCCCAAATCCACGTGATTTGCCTGCAGTTGTAAAAGAACTGCGTAAATACCAACCGGGTTTTTTCCCAGCAGTAAATACATTGTTCAATGCACTGGTGAACAACGAAGAATTTAAACAGCTCGATCACAGTAAATTGGTGATGGCAATGGGCGGCGGTATGGCGGTATTACCTTCGACAGCTGCGGCTTGGAAAAAGATTACAGGCACCAATATCATTGAAGGGTATGGTCTGTCTGAAACTTCTCCAATTGCAACGGCGAATCCACCTGCTTCTGAAGAATTTAGCGCAAGTATTGGTATTCCATTACCACTTACTGACGTTGCGATCTTAGATGATGATGGGAATCATCTGGCTCAAGGTGAGCAGGGCGAAATTTCAATCCGTGGTCCTCAAGTCATGAAAGGCTATTGGAATCGTCCAGATGAAACGGCTAAAGTCATGACCGCAGATGGTTATTTCCGTACCGGTGATATCGGGGTTATGGACACACGTGGTTATTTCAAAATTGTCGATCGTAAAAAAGACATGATTTTGGTGTCTGGCTTTAACGTCTATCCATCTGAAATTGAAGAAGTCATTGCCACACATCCAAAAGTTTTGGAAGTGGCTGCGATTGGGGTGACAGATGAAAAATCAGGTGAAGTGCCTAAACTTTTCGTAGTGAAAAAAGATCAGTCTTTAACTACAGAAGAAATTCTAGCATTCGCGAAAGAAAATTTAACGGGCTATAAACGTCCACGTTATGTTGAATTTATGGATGAATTGCCGAAATCAAATGTGGGTAAAATTTTGCGTAAAGATCTACGTAAATAATTGAGCTCTTTAAAAAAAGCGCCTTAAGGCGCTTTTTTTTGTCTCTGTAATTTTATCTCATTAACCAACGGTCGAAATATGGACGCCCAATGCCGAGAATCCCAGTGAAAGTCAGCATAGTACCCATGTGACGACCGACAGCGGAAGGTGGAAGTTGTCCTGAATAACTGAAATAAATATCGACCAGACTATACGCTGCTATAAAAGACAACCAAAGCCATATACTTTGGCGCTTAATGCCCACCGCCAAAAATGCAATCAGGAGCATGACAAACGTGCCAATAGTTGATTGCCAATTCATATTGGCACAAATCACACTGAGTAAAAAAGCCAGAATGGGTAAGACAATGTACATGACACGGTCCACTTGTTTTTGGTGCTGACGCTGTTGATCTAACACGTTAAACAGGTCTTTTTGGTCGGGATTTGTCATGCTATGTCCACTCATCATTTTCAAAAACACCATAATTTAGCAAAAATTATCGCATATACACCATGCTATGATAGGTCAGAAAATCATTATTTGGATATAAAATTCATGCATGGGATTGATGGCATCATTTATTTAATTTTAATTGCCTGTTTAATGCCGTATGTTTTTACCATTCTCGCGAAGATAACGGGTGGTTTTAGTATCAAAGATAACCAAAACCCGCGTGAGTTTTTAGCCAAAACCTCGGGATTGGCGGCACGTGCCAATGCAGTGCAACAAAATAGTTTTGAAAGCTTGCCCTTATTTATTGCGGCTGTTCTCATGGCAGAATACATGGTGATCAGTCAAGACCTGATCATGATGCTGGGGATTGCTTATTTAGTGCTTAGAATGATCTATGGTATTTGCTATTTGGCCAATTTATCGACGTTAAGATCAATCATTTGGTTCCTGTCCATGACCTGTCCAATTTTGTTGTTGCTTATTGTCATCCGAACCGTCTAAACACAAATCGGACGACACGATCACCAATTTTATTCTGCAAATTGTATAATCGAATGCTGATTGCTTGATAAAGCGTTATAATCGAAAAAATTTCACTGAACACTTCACTGTTAAAGAGTTTGCTATGAGCTACAGTAATATCCCTGCGGGTAAAGATGCACCAAATGATATCTATGTAATTATTGAAATCCCTGCAAATGCAGCGCCAATCAAATACGAAATCGACAAAGATTCTGACGCGTTATTTGTAGACCGTTTCATGGGTACAGCCATGTTCTATCCAGCAAACTACGGTTATGTACCGAATACATTATCGCTTGATGGTGATCCATTAGACGTGTTAGTGGTTACCCCATATCCAGTTGAGCCAGGTTCAGTGATTCGTTGCCGTCCAGTCGGCAAATTGAACATGGAAGATGACGGTGGTATCGATGCGAAACTAGTTGCTGTTCCGCATGAAAAATTGACTCCAATTTACAAAGATGTTCAAGAATATACAGATCTTCCGCCGCTTTTGATCAGCCAAATCGAACATTTCTTCCAACACTATAAAGATCTTGAACTAGGCAAATGGGTGAAGCTCAGTGGTTGGGAAGGTGCTGATGTTGCGAAAAAAGAAGTACTCAGCTCAATCGCAGCTTACCAAGAAGCCAACAAATAATGGCTTTTTGACATTAGGTTTTAAAATTAGGATCTGAATAAAATATAAAGAATCTAAATAAACAACCTAAATAAAAAAACCTGCACATGGTGCAGGTTTTTTTATGGACTAGACTAGACTTTACTTAAAATTAAAATAATTTCACAGGAATATCTAACCATAAACGCCATTCATTGGTATCACCGATATAAGCACTTTGGTAGTCATCGCTTGCACGGTAGTAAGAATGACGAACACGTAAGCTTGCATCTTTTGCGAAGCCTGATTGAATTGTATATTTCACTTGGTTGAAGAATTCACGTTCCTGAGCATCATCAGTTGCAAGTAATGAGCGGTCAGCCAAGCCAGCAGACACATCAATATCCCAACCATAAACAAATGCTGAAGTCCAAGAAAGACCAGGAACATTCAAAGCGCCAAAGTCATAGGTATATTGAAGTTGTACAGATTTTTCATCATTACCAATAAAGTCTGAAAGGTAAGAGTTAGGTAGATAGATAGTTTGACCACCATCGCCTACACCTTTACCTAGACCATAGTCATAACCTGTGTTACCTGTATTTTGTTGGTAAGCAACCATGACATTATGAGGGCCAGTATTATAGGTTGTAGAAATAGCCCAAATATTATTGCTTAAATTATTGAAATCATTAGACGTATGTGAGTAGGTATATGCGCCACCTGAAGGAGTTGCATCCCACTCAGTGTGATAACCACTGAAGTCGTATGTTAAAGTACTTTTATCCGCTAATTTATGTGAATAATTGGCATTCACATAATGACGATCTAAACGATCTTTAATATCAGTACCGTAATATGCTGCATTAATTTGATCATTAAATTTATATTTAGCACCCCAAACAATCGCGCTATCTAGCTCATTACTGTCTGTAGAGATTTGATCAGAATATTGATTTTTAGTGAATTTACCTGCAATCACTTCTAAGTTTTCGATCTCACGGCTTTTAGCGAGTACACCCGTGAAATATTCAGGAACTAGACGAGCTGTATTACTTGCAAGAACAGGTAAGTCTAATACTTGAGTACCATATTCTACAGTCGTGTTAGAAATACGTGCTTTAACACTTGCGCCACCACGTGCCCAATGATCATAAGCAGAACCATCTTCATATTTTGGAATCATGTTGTTGCCAGCATGATCATTTTTACCTAATTTGAAAGATGCATCACCAACAGCATTTACACCAAAGCCGACCAGACCTTTTGTGTAACCCGACTCTAATTTAACAATTGCGGTTTGTGCTGTAGAGCTGGTGTCATCTACACCATTTTTTTTGTCACGGTGTAAGAAGCCAGTGCGAAATAATACCGATCCTGTAGCATCTTCAACAAAGCCTTTGGCTTCACTTTGTTCGCTTGCATAAGCTGTAGAAATTAGAGCAGCTTGAATAAATAATACCAATGTTAATTTTTTTGATTTTTGCATTGGGAGAGCGCCTCATACAAAATAGGTGGATGGTGTGGAAAAATTGTATACATAATGTATAACAAAATATCAGCTATTATTCATTTTATTTCATAAAAACGTTATGAGATCTTGGTATATAGCCGCATTGATTTAAGCGAAACAAAAGGATATTGATTCAGTATTAAGGGGATTTATAATAAAAATGAATGATTTAGATTTTTTTTTGATGTTAAATTTTTTTGAGTATGACTCTCTAGTCGATTTAGACTGTGTGAAAAAATACTTAGATTTTTGTGAGACTGTACTTTTTTTCGTTTTTTTTATGGGATTTTCATTAATAAATATACCGATTATTCAAAAAGCATTATGATCGCATCCAATCAAAATCGAACCCCAGATCAAAGGATGATTATGCAATCTGTGTTGAAATATTCATGTTTAGCATTCGTGCTGTCTTTAAGCTCAATCTCTGCTTTAGCCGCACAAGAAAATGTTGAGCACGGTGTGCTTTCAGGCAGCATCGGTGCAGTCACCAAGTATGTCTACCGTGGCGGTGTAGAAAATGATGACATTGCTTTTCAGGGTGGTTTGCAGTACGCGCACAAGAGCGGTGTATTTGTAGGCTATTGGGGTTCAACGCTGGATTATGATTCAACAGATGAACATAAAGATCATGGTTTTGAACATGATTTTGCAATAGGTTATGCCAACAAAATTAATGAAGATTTAAGTTATAGCACTCAAGTTACTGCTTTTGTATATCAAAATGGCGGTCGTTCATACAATGCAGATCGTACTGAAAGCCGTAGAAGTACAGGCACAGAATGGTTCACAGCATTAGATTTTAAAGACTTAAGTTTAGGATTGGGTGTTGCACTTTCCGATGCCAACTATGGTAATGCAGGGGACGTGTACTTAAGTGCAGGGTATGGCTATCCATTGATTTATGATATTTCATTGAACACCAGCGTGGGTGCTTCTATTTATAATGACAATCGTGATGATGATCTGATTCAAACCACAAAAACGTTTGTCGTAAATGAAACCCGATTAGGTTTGAGCACGCCACTGGCTGATTCTGGTGTTGATATTGCATTGGATTACATTTGGGGTGGAAAAAACCGTCTCAATGAAAAATTTGATGATCATTTAGTGTTTGCAGTAAATTATAGTTTTTAATTAAAATTTGGATTCAAAAGACGTGTATTTTCAGTAATGGAAATGCACTTTTTTATGCGCGATGTTATATTTCGACTGTAAAACAGCCTTAAAAAGAAGCATCTTTTCAATAAGTGTGCCATTGTAAATCATACGATTTTTATTCAATGCATATCCTTAATTTCATTGATTAAGAAATAAATAGATTTAATTTAAATGGAAAATAATTTTTAAAAAACAGTTGGATATGAAATTTAATCCATATTGGAATTGTTCATAATTTAACAATAAAATTTTTTGGCATAGCAATTGCTAATTCCCCTATGCGTTTATCAAATTAACCATAAAAAGCATCGATTCACGATGTGGGGGAATCAACAGTATGAAATTTACATTGAAAGCACTAGGACTCTCAGTTGTCGCATCTGCATCATCATTAACATTTGCTGAAGCTCCGGCTTCTCCACATAGTGTTTCTGGAAATATTGGTGTTCTTTCTAGTTATAACTTGCGCGGCATCACTAATGTTCCTGAAAACAAAGATGCCACTATTCAGGGTGGGCTAGATTATAGTCATGCTTTAGGCTTCTATGCAGGTTGGTGGGGTTCAACCCTTAACTATGGATCTGATAATGGAAGTGAATTCGAAAATGATTTTTATGCAGGATACAAAGGAACCATTAATGATGATCTCAGCTACACATTAGGGGCTACCTATTATTACTATTATGACATTGGGACGAGTGACGCAAATGGCTTTGAAACCATGCTTGGATTAACCTATAAAGATGTCAGTTTTACCATGCAAACATTACTTGAAGATACGATTTGGGGCAATACTGGCGATACCTATTTTAAAGCTGTTTATAGTTATCCATTGCCGAAAGATTTTAGTTTAGATACTGCACTTGGTCTGTATGCCTATAAAGATACAGGTGATTTCATTTCAGACTCATCTGAAAGTTTTGGATTCCGTCATTTCGATATTGGTTTAAGCAAAACATTGGCAGATACTGGTCTTACCGCAAATATGAATTACACTTTAGGCGGTTATGACCGTAACGATGTTAAGCAAAAAAATAAAGTCGTATTTGGTCTTAAATATGGATTTTAATATTTAGGCAGAATCTGTATTACCAAAAGGCGACGTTGAGTCGCCTTTTTTTGAAGAGTTAGGAGTGCTGACTTCGATAAGACAGTGCTTCAGTCAAATGACTATTTTGTATAGATTCACTTTGAGCCAAGTCAGCAATGGTACGCGCAACACGTAAAATACGATGATATGCCCGTGCAGATAAATTTAAACGCTGCTGTGCGGTGGCCATAATGCGCTGAGCGGCATCATCCAATTGAACAAATTTTTCCAATTGCTGGGGAGAAAGGGCTTGGTTTAAGAAGCCTTGTCTTGCAATTTGTAATTCATAGGCAAGAATTACGCGTTGTCTGACGGTTTCCGAGTTTTCAACTGGCTTTGTATCTTGTAAGTCTTGCGGGTTGAGTGGTGGAACATCGATATGTAAATCGATACGATCCAGTAATGGTCCTGAAATTCGGTTCTGATAACGTTTGATAGATTCAGCCGAACACTGACAACGACTGTCCTGATTAAAAGCATAACCACATGGACAAGGGTTCATTGCAGCAATAAATTGAAAATTGGCGGGGAAAGTCATCTGCCTTGAAGCACGCGAGATCACGATTTCTTTGGATTCTAAAGGTTGCCTTAAAACCTCTAAGACCTTTCGGTCAAACTCAGGTAGTTCATCTAAAAATAACACGCCCAAATGCGCCAAGGTGATTTCACCCGGTTTTGGATGTGAACCTCCACCAACCAATGCAACAGCAGATGCCGTGTGATGTGGTGCTCGAAAGGGGCGCTGACCAAATTGATGTTGTGCACTGGCAATCGAGTAGATACTCGCGACTTCTAAATTTTCTTGAGCATTGAGTGGCGGTAAAATACTCGACAGACGAGAAGCCAATAAGGTTTTACCCGTCCCCGGAGGACCTTTAAATAAAATCGAATGCCCGCCAGCGGCTGCAATTTCCAAAGCACGCCTAGGTCTGAGTTGACCTTTAACATCCGCCAAATCAAATTTATATTCATTTTTTTTATGTGTACTGTTGGATGAAAATGCATCAATTTCGTGCACTTTTAAAAAATGATCACAGACCTGTTTTAAACTCGATGCTGAAAAAACCTTAAAATCAGGTAATTGTGCGGCTTCTTCAGCATTTTCAAGTGGAAGCATGAGTTTATGTTGAGCTGCTTGGCATGCCATGGCAATGGTTAAAGTACCCGATGCTGCTCTGAGATGACCGTCTAATGCCAATTCACCAATAAATTCGAAGTCATCCGTGCTGTTTTCAGGTAATTGACCCGATGCAATCAAAATGCCCAAGGCAATGGGCAGATCAAGCCGAGAGCCATCTTTGGGTAGATCTGCCGGAGCGAGGTTAATGGTTAAGCGTTTAGTCGGAAATTGAAAACCACTGTTAATGATCGCGGAGCGAACCCGATCCTTACTTTCTCGAACGGCAGCTTCGGCCAACCCGACAATAGTGAGAGAGGGCAGACCTTGGCTGACATGTACTTCAACTTCGATCTGCGGGGCATGTAAACCCAGTAAGCCTCGAGTGTAAATTTTGGCAAAAGACATAGTGATCGACCATTTATAATGTTTTTTATTAAACTGCTTTATTTTTAATCATTATTGCTGCTTTATTGCACACTCATGGTGCATATTTTTAATTTTGCTTTGAAATTAAGACTTCCAGTGTTTTGACTTGTGCCTGAAGCTGACTTAAACGTGCATTGGCATTTTCAAGTGCTGTCTTTTGGCGCTCAATTTCGTCTTTAGAAACCAGATCCATTTTCGCAACGGCTTCATTTAAAAGTGCACGAAGGTTATGTTCCAAGTCTTTTTTAGGTTGATCAACTTGTTCCAAAATGGCATTTAATAATGTTTCGATCATGACAGGTCCCGAATCTTCTTGTTTTTACAGTGTAACATCGCTTTTATTTTGACCCTAGTATTAACTGATTAAGATGCATTTATCCAATCATTAATATAAAAAAATCGCTTAATTTTGTAGGATTTTTAAAGCTTAAACTCATCAGGATGTATAAAATAGGATATAAAGACCCTCGTGCTTAAACCGACTAATTCCCCCAACCTTTAGGACGTTTTGGCACGGAATTTGAACGTAAAACCTTACTGGTGAAAAAAGCCGAAGGAAAACAATATGAAACTCGTAACAGCAATTGTAAAACCATTCAAATTAGATGACGTGCGTGAAGCCCTCTCTGAGATTGGTGTTCAAGGTATTACCGTGACTGAAGTGAAAGGTTTTGGTCGTCAAAAAGGTCATACTGAACTTTATCGTGGTGCTGAATATGTGGTTGATTTTTTACCTAAAGTAAAAATTGAAATTGCAATTAGCGACGAGATGGTTGATTCAGTGATTGAATCGATTACTCGTGTAGCAAGCACTGGCAAAATTGGTGACGGAAAAATTTTCGTAACCAACTTAGAGCAAGTCATCCGTATCCGTACAGGTGAAACAGGTGCAGATGCTGTTTGATTTGGCACGAAGCTTGCTGAGTAGCGAATAACTCAGAAAAACTAGGTTGGGGGATACGAATGAAAAAGATGCTACTTGCGCTGAGTTTGTCTGGCGCCCTTTTAGGTGGTTCTGTTGCATGGGCTGAAAATGCTGTCTCAGAACCAACACCTACTCAGGAAGATGCTTCAGTTGTTGCAACTGAAACATCTTCTACAGATTCTATCGACGTTGTGGCAATGCCTGCTCCAACTGAAGCGACACCCGCTGCAGAAGAAGAACCAAAATTAGACACAGGTGATACCGCGTGGATTTTAGTGTCCACAGCCTTGGTTTTGCTCATGACCATTCCAGGTTTAGCTTTATTCTATGGCGGTATGGTTCGTAAAAAAAACGTGTTAAGCACGATGGCACACAGCTTTGTGGCTGCTGCTGTCGTCAGTATTGTTTGGGTCGCTCTAGGCTATAGCCTCGCTTTTGGTGAGGGCAATGCCTTCATTGGTAACCTTGATAAGCTCATGCTCTCAGGTATTACTACTCAAGCGTTGACAGGCACGATTCCCGAAATTCTGTTTGTGATTTTCCAAATGACTTTTGCGATTATTACGGTAGCCATTATTAGTGGTTCTATCGCAGAACGTATGAAGTTCAGTGCTTTTGTTGCCTTTATTGCGATTTGGGTGGTGGTGGTGTATGCACCTATTACGCACTGGGTTTGGGGTGGCGGTTGGTTATTCAATGATGGTGCATTAGACTTCGCCGGTGGTACTGTGGTTCATATTAACTCAGGTGTAGCCGGTTTAGTGGCGGCTTATATGTTGGGTAAACGTATGGGCTTAGGTCGTGAGTCAATGGCACCGCATAACTTAACGCTCACTGTTATTGGTGCGAGTTTAATTTGGGTGGGTTGGTTTGGCTTTAACGGTGGTTCAGCACTCGGTGCCAATGGTTCAGCAGCGTATGCGCTTATTGTGACACAAGTGGCTGCTGCGGCTGCTGCAATCTCATGGCTTAT
This genomic window from Acinetobacter sp. TGL-Y2 contains:
- a CDS encoding accessory factor UbiK family protein; amino-acid sequence: MIETLLNAILEQVDQPKKDLEHNLRALLNEAVAKMDLVSKDEIERQKTALENANARLSQLQAQVKTLEVLISKQN
- a CDS encoding MAPEG family protein, producing the protein MHGIDGIIYLILIACLMPYVFTILAKITGGFSIKDNQNPREFLAKTSGLAARANAVQQNSFESLPLFIAAVLMAEYMVISQDLIMMLGIAYLVLRMIYGICYLANLSTLRSIIWFLSMTCPILLLLIVIRTV
- a CDS encoding AMP-binding protein — protein: MEKIWFAEYQKTGIPETVELPQENTSLIDIFESNFKKFGSRDAFIFMDKTLSFNELDVASRQFAAYLQGLGLAKGSRVAIMMPNVLQYPVVALGVLRAGLVLVNVNPLYTARELEHQLNDSGAEGLVIIENFASVYQAIIGKTAVKHVIVASVGDMLGVLKGTLVNFVLRKVRKQIPAWNIPGHVTFNAAMAKANPSNYKRPVVSLGDTAVLQYTGGTTGVSKGAELTHRNLVANLLQADGIFQSKFGKQDGAKDDRIFCALPLYHIFAFMVCALYGMYKGQANVLIPNPRDLPAVVKELRKYQPGFFPAVNTLFNALVNNEEFKQLDHSKLVMAMGGGMAVLPSTAAAWKKITGTNIIEGYGLSETSPIATANPPASEEFSASIGIPLPLTDVAILDDDGNHLAQGEQGEISIRGPQVMKGYWNRPDETAKVMTADGYFRTGDIGVMDTRGYFKIVDRKKDMILVSGFNVYPSEIEEVIATHPKVLEVAAIGVTDEKSGEVPKLFVVKKDQSLTTEEILAFAKENLTGYKRPRYVEFMDELPKSNVGKILRKDLRK
- a CDS encoding TorF family putative porin, translated to MKFTLKALGLSVVASASSLTFAEAPASPHSVSGNIGVLSSYNLRGITNVPENKDATIQGGLDYSHALGFYAGWWGSTLNYGSDNGSEFENDFYAGYKGTINDDLSYTLGATYYYYYDIGTSDANGFETMLGLTYKDVSFTMQTLLEDTIWGNTGDTYFKAVYSYPLPKDFSLDTALGLYAYKDTGDFISDSSESFGFRHFDIGLSKTLADTGLTANMNYTLGGYDRNDVKQKNKVVFGLKYGF
- the parC gene encoding DNA topoisomerase IV subunit A — its product is MTSLAHQATENRSVAEFTEQAYLNYAMYVIMDRALPHISDGLKPVQRRIIYAMSELGLKHTGKPKKSARTVGDVLGKYHPHGDSACYEAMVLMAQPFSYRYPFIEGQGNWGSPDDPKSFAAMRYTEAKLSQYSEVLLSELGQGTCDWQDNFDGSMKEPVNLPARVPNILLNGTTGIAVGMATDIPPHNLREVVKGTIALIRNPNLTDEKIAEYIPAPDLPTKAEIITPPEELLKIQSTGRGSYRMRAVFSIEKNEIVITELPYQVSGSKIISQIADQMTAKKLPLVSDVRDESDHQNPTRLVIVLRSNRIDAEAVMSHLFATTDLESSYRVNMNMIGADGRPQVKSIRRILLEWIEIRKQTVTLRLQYHLNKIEKRLHILGGLIVAFLNIDEVIQIIREQDQPKPVLMERFGLDEIQAEAILELKLRHLAKLEEMEMRREQEELEAKAAIIREQLGNPESLKNLIIGELKDDAKRYGDDRRSPIVKRAEASAISEQDLMPAEPVTVILSEAGWIRCAKGHDVDAINTNFRAGDKYLSHAQGKSNQKVYVLDDAGRSYALAINNLPSARGLGEPLSSKLSPANGVGFKQIFIADDEAEILAVSSTGYGFKTQARQLDTNAKAGKAFLSLSEGAEALPWHGVEDSTHVAILSSSGRLLVTDLSELPMLNKGKGNKLIQLDASERILSITTLNLNEIIHVVAGQQQLKLKGDDLQKYVAKRATKGQLLPRGYQKANKLFIQR
- a CDS encoding YifB family Mg chelatase-like AAA ATPase, yielding MSFAKIYTRGLLGLHAPQIEVEVHVSQGLPSLTIVGLAEAAVRESKDRVRSAIINSGFQFPTKRLTINLAPADLPKDGSRLDLPIALGILIASGQLPENSTDDFEFIGELALDGHLRAASGTLTIAMACQAAQHKLMLPLENAEEAAQLPDFKVFSASSLKQVCDHFLKVHEIDAFSSNSTHKKNEYKFDLADVKGQLRPRRALEIAAAGGHSILFKGPPGTGKTLLASRLSSILPPLNAQENLEVASIYSIASAQHQFGQRPFRAPHHTASAVALVGGGSHPKPGEITLAHLGVLFLDELPEFDRKVLEVLRQPLESKEIVISRASRQMTFPANFQFIAAMNPCPCGYAFNQDSRCQCSAESIKRYQNRISGPLLDRIDLHIDVPPLNPQDLQDTKPVENSETVRQRVILAYELQIARQGFLNQALSPQQLEKFVQLDDAAQRIMATAQQRLNLSARAYHRILRVARTIADLAQSESIQNSHLTEALSYRSQHS
- the glnK gene encoding P-II family nitrogen regulator; this translates as MKLVTAIVKPFKLDDVREALSEIGVQGITVTEVKGFGRQKGHTELYRGAEYVVDFLPKVKIEIAISDEMVDSVIESITRVASTGKIGDGKIFVTNLEQVIRIRTGETGADAV
- a CDS encoding OprD family outer membrane porin, which codes for MQKSKKLTLVLFIQAALISTAYASEQSEAKGFVEDATGSVLFRTGFLHRDKKNGVDDTSSTAQTAIVKLESGYTKGLVGFGVNAVGDASFKLGKNDHAGNNMIPKYEDGSAYDHWARGGASVKARISNTTVEYGTQVLDLPVLASNTARLVPEYFTGVLAKSREIENLEVIAGKFTKNQYSDQISTDSNELDSAIVWGAKYKFNDQINAAYYGTDIKDRLDRHYVNANYSHKLADKSTLTYDFSGYHTEWDATPSGGAYTYSHTSNDFNNLSNNIWAISTTYNTGPHNVMVAYQQNTGNTGYDYGLGKGVGDGGQTIYLPNSYLSDFIGNDEKSVQLQYTYDFGALNVPGLSWTSAFVYGWDIDVSAGLADRSLLATDDAQEREFFNQVKYTIQSGFAKDASLRVRHSYYRASDDYQSAYIGDTNEWRLWLDIPVKLF
- the ppa gene encoding inorganic diphosphatase, with the protein product MSYSNIPAGKDAPNDIYVIIEIPANAAPIKYEIDKDSDALFVDRFMGTAMFYPANYGYVPNTLSLDGDPLDVLVVTPYPVEPGSVIRCRPVGKLNMEDDGGIDAKLVAVPHEKLTPIYKDVQEYTDLPPLLISQIEHFFQHYKDLELGKWVKLSGWEGADVAKKEVLSSIAAYQEANK
- a CDS encoding TorF family putative porin codes for the protein MQSVLKYSCLAFVLSLSSISALAAQENVEHGVLSGSIGAVTKYVYRGGVENDDIAFQGGLQYAHKSGVFVGYWGSTLDYDSTDEHKDHGFEHDFAIGYANKINEDLSYSTQVTAFVYQNGGRSYNADRTESRRSTGTEWFTALDFKDLSLGLGVALSDANYGNAGDVYLSAGYGYPLIYDISLNTSVGASIYNDNRDDDLIQTTKTFVVNETRLGLSTPLADSGVDIALDYIWGGKNRLNEKFDDHLVFAVNYSF